Proteins encoded together in one Salarchaeum sp. JOR-1 window:
- a CDS encoding DUF5797 family protein codes for MGRNIDDIADDRAIGIQSAGENYHDEFLVKRPKTEWSPYIDETAKDLSSGIQISDLSLTKDNFGQELGTYYRRGLKKSAGRYADLPAVLEEKVSDEKLGLLAYQLNELSYDISTSDLGIDDVEKATEAVLEKLLTRHVGEDLSVSFDLSGATVSDITTQLFNNETIASNVDLLLTEIENSASQGLLSLLDEPQMMTPLWEHQRDALEKWWEHDKRGYVDMATATGKTVLGLGAIALQYGELHPEDQAIGGVADPVDSTGSDDVLIVAHSELILEQWRREFEKHLNIPQERTTGSNDITLEWGTIHFRTPQSLVNEDRVAYDLVLLDEAHHYATGSEWGSLLDEFDGNVLAMSGSVDDAGSDSERIEERLSNSIGPRAKRYTVTEARKNGVIPSFDWEVHYAPYDVVGDDLEKTAERAERSFQEFRQRLRQGELSLETDRRLRTYEDVRRFSHTTEGNSLKQEDDAFRDLVTRLFSRRTKQWNLSPTLDVVVNLVVEHHTTEKVVVLADSNAQVEELESRITDVVANPSSVYLVSGSQSRGEQLETIEEFDEPESSGVLIGTGDLLGEGVDMQHASVAINMATGGVNQELVQRIGRVLRNPDDTPKHAMFYNVVGVPPTEDAAIPREDGKQIIEQAAGFCSLGHRFDKLPGFALSGPIDGDVVGTLLGEGAQFIDSLDADGEYEWDKEIINQADLTALHDAVQAADDDVETILGEWEEYAWEHSEDNPPLTDETDTNGPAETADDKSQNEQSVVKSESSDAETLSATKRNRIEDLVRLQPTKNAALQDRWGLSSGSDVHEYLQSELADYHFRDSDSLIWASDKAESLVKGDSPTEETTQSKSDSSTETESNQEHPTEDDLLDEIRRLKTELGEVPTKIEMMNRGEYAISQFENAFGSWSDAIREAGFEPKGSQQSTYTREDVLSGLREVATTLEKSPSVNDINEHAPFSATVVYNYFDSIGDARRAAGVDQLDDSGEPTADDETAAQVEPNPLAEYYELFRTFASLLERLVESERTAYRVDGDDSMNRWQAAVTDVVFGDGLTDDSPSYGEQQGSRNPHKMAEYRQAFGDGEMVTEYQLAQTERLGDEDAAVLIEQQVIDPEEQIYLPVAPQSEVPLPIAVSSDDELDEALALLQEFPAEPEPASSERSKSQPPETDNDDSTSETTAPVEEDETTLEQDDTDQEAEPSTEMDNGAPEQTIFWAQDVDPITEYEEEQAVSDDTAANGDSLDRKIDEWKSQLLDLTRRNKLVSFKPTKTKDLPFEDANPTTIAGEIDGDGELFIRKRPTEDDEDDQPDIATNEVLPTRAPDEAANSLSQIALKNKQYLRERGVDSLHISLGMLRWYSVDHSDEANRSPLFLAPVELEEKTLQDEEKHDYVLKPKAEGLRLNPALRKKLAAERGISLPADNALSLAEIDAAFEAVYETLRGFDRWTIQPDAVLGIFDFTKYSLYSDLERNREAIKDDPIIQALNGEMEPLQKAEGDITTPKASELDDVVDPIDTYQVLDADSSQQEAIEAAKRGKSFVLQGPPGTGKSQTIANIIAEKLAAGERVLFVSEKQAALDVVKNRLDDVGLGRFCLEVHGEKATNTDVLGSLETELKAPQIKPADNRAKRLGKLRERRDTINQYGQQLFYSPDGWDLTAYQAFGIVSKHADVPRIDVGITQPLSVGQETLETAIDELETLARFDEEIDTYETSPWRHTTLRQWGVDTGDSMRQSLERQVEAIETLQDVADELEAELGLRPDSLAEFREVKQLLQHVSNRPDIAWQDAFFDGSFAQEGGRFEELAELEQERESLIDELSDHYQRSFFSANGAELNNELAAYGMLKVVKPSYRSLKRKITTHARDDYDPSHDQLLEDTRKLAEVQRIEDRREDFRGVIERLGPLYEGGDTDWETLTQAQRWVARLDEHDSTFTNPIVESLVENTLPSVEPLLERTNAALADYDDAAAFFENAMNIEKMQVNGTPLRQASFPELSETLQELRGDVPALQRRVQFASQLDTVRDTVCEKYVERFLQGDYKSDHLVSAFKKRFYTKWLNSVYEQTGLGSFNADEMERYVEEFRRLDKEQQELAKIEIQHEVTKRRPSLDLEHASSAEQVLVRREAEKQRKHKPLRELFDEAGSFITQLTPCFMMSPLSVAQYLKADSIEFDTVVFDEASQIMPQDAVSSLIRADQAVIAGDTKQLPPTSFFQSDVETTEDVREDLDSILEETASVLPEKNLRWHYRSRTEELIQFSNYHYYNNSLRTFPENDPDVETGVDFEYVEDGVYDRGGSRQNEVEAQRVVDLIEEHAEERSDKSLGVVAFSSAQEQAIRDALAERREESPVLDAFVSQDDVLDEFFIKNLEMVQGDERDRMIFSVGYGPAQDGTISTNFGPINKSGGERRLNVAVTRAKEHITVVCSMLPGDIDLSGSNSTGAKHFKNYLEYARKGEQALVRDDEVTDTLDFDSQFEEAVYDALEAEGYDVVSQVQSSSYSIDLAIKHPEHPGKFILGIECDGAAYHSSKTARDRDRTRQMVLEELGWTIHRIWSPDWASNQEREIRKINEKVEDLLDGQSFSTDDPDIPSHEPEVMEVDSKVEHDEITEFEEPSLEWDERYDSDKQGMDQANRNSIQDTVVQNGPIKYDTAMQTYLDVWGQSRAGQKVQRIFRNRLDELERQDKVYEHGEFLWPPLDELEFDIRINTDSDTRTIDEIPLEEIAKAITVVLREGGAIKEDDIVLETTRLFGYQRRGNRIQTRIGEALSLLEEEEFIKRGDKVTLNETKHPDSVLLSRIYPSVSASAPSDDPSEPESEDATPPGQKEPESFPFLNYDRSQWQVPCPYCDSHINNTKDAFVTHWVNADRCNGPAPTPPEASQISQQEWTSILETIESRTTEETANQAETDSPSNSDKQDSHTQQPSVNLDIESSDGSFPWLDFPNKGWMVPCPYCDEKVFNSEDAFRNHWKDSEQCHALADQNLKELTENHGETNPNSEQSDRSTPEERSPSQLVSQAKGSFSETILTKTDGRLIDQQLVDYLRPDEYLAYVFWHQYKGLRKISPDETEETPHHDKTTSGSRFLLITDQRICYVAGLDQRDESRSFSYDQITDVEATNNIATQWITFTTNDGTKYRFAETGTHASDISDAAEYISSKIDQHSSSEGAIDRSKHDSNRSDQLTSLFEKHLNRDDHSDHWINLTFENNGETDTHYQYLNGSHNLTRLTPSQKTALQEAVDQYNLTIDSEGDNYATVTSGSQQPDVEANLCLSLLRTVYDTQIAEVKQATEHGDGYEAW; via the coding sequence ATGGGACGGAATATTGACGATATCGCGGATGACAGAGCGATAGGGATTCAGTCCGCTGGCGAGAACTATCACGACGAATTCCTCGTCAAACGGCCCAAAACGGAGTGGTCACCCTACATTGATGAGACCGCGAAGGATCTCTCGTCCGGCATCCAAATTAGCGACCTCTCACTTACGAAGGACAACTTCGGCCAAGAGTTAGGAACCTATTACCGTCGGGGGCTGAAGAAATCCGCTGGGCGGTACGCCGATTTGCCCGCGGTGCTGGAAGAGAAGGTCAGTGATGAGAAGCTCGGTCTTCTGGCATACCAGCTCAATGAGCTCAGTTATGATATTTCGACGAGTGATCTCGGCATTGACGATGTGGAAAAGGCGACCGAGGCAGTGCTCGAAAAATTACTCACCCGGCACGTCGGAGAGGACCTGAGTGTCTCGTTTGACCTCTCTGGTGCAACGGTCTCCGACATCACGACGCAACTGTTCAACAACGAGACCATCGCATCGAACGTCGATCTCCTGTTGACTGAAATCGAGAATAGCGCCTCGCAGGGCTTGCTTTCGCTCTTGGACGAGCCCCAGATGATGACGCCGCTGTGGGAACACCAGCGCGACGCGCTGGAAAAGTGGTGGGAGCACGACAAGCGTGGCTACGTGGATATGGCAACGGCCACTGGGAAAACGGTCCTCGGCCTCGGTGCCATTGCGCTCCAGTACGGTGAACTGCATCCAGAGGATCAAGCTATCGGTGGCGTAGCCGATCCCGTGGATTCGACCGGCAGCGACGACGTGCTCATCGTCGCGCACAGCGAACTCATCCTTGAACAGTGGCGGCGGGAGTTCGAAAAGCACCTCAACATCCCCCAAGAGCGAACGACAGGGAGCAACGATATCACGCTCGAATGGGGTACGATCCACTTCCGTACCCCGCAGTCCCTTGTCAACGAAGACCGAGTAGCCTACGACCTCGTACTCCTCGACGAAGCACACCATTACGCGACCGGCAGCGAGTGGGGATCACTCCTCGACGAATTCGATGGCAACGTCTTGGCAATGTCCGGTTCTGTTGACGACGCGGGTAGCGACAGCGAACGTATCGAGGAACGCCTTTCTAACAGTATTGGCCCTAGAGCCAAGCGATACACCGTCACAGAGGCGAGAAAGAACGGCGTTATTCCTTCGTTTGACTGGGAAGTTCATTATGCACCCTACGACGTCGTCGGTGATGATCTCGAAAAAACCGCAGAACGAGCGGAACGATCATTCCAAGAGTTCCGGCAACGTCTCCGGCAAGGTGAACTATCCCTCGAGACTGACCGCCGACTCCGAACCTACGAAGACGTCCGCCGATTCTCCCATACGACGGAAGGGAACTCGCTAAAACAAGAAGACGACGCGTTCCGCGACTTAGTCACCCGCCTCTTCTCGCGGCGGACGAAACAGTGGAACCTTTCGCCGACATTGGATGTGGTGGTCAATCTCGTTGTCGAACATCACACGACGGAGAAGGTCGTCGTGCTTGCGGATAGCAACGCACAGGTCGAGGAATTAGAATCACGGATCACCGACGTCGTGGCGAATCCCTCCTCGGTGTATCTCGTGTCTGGCTCACAGAGCAGGGGAGAACAGCTCGAAACGATCGAGGAGTTCGACGAGCCGGAAAGTTCGGGCGTCCTCATCGGAACCGGTGACCTGCTGGGTGAAGGCGTCGATATGCAGCACGCGTCAGTGGCAATCAATATGGCTACTGGTGGCGTCAATCAGGAACTCGTTCAGCGCATCGGGCGTGTGCTTCGCAACCCTGACGATACGCCCAAGCACGCGATGTTCTACAACGTCGTCGGCGTCCCCCCGACCGAGGACGCAGCTATCCCACGGGAAGACGGTAAGCAGATAATCGAGCAAGCAGCAGGGTTCTGCTCGCTCGGACACCGTTTCGATAAGCTACCTGGCTTTGCACTGTCCGGGCCGATAGACGGCGATGTCGTTGGAACGCTCTTGGGAGAGGGCGCACAATTTATCGATTCGCTTGATGCTGACGGGGAATACGAGTGGGACAAGGAAATCATCAATCAGGCTGATCTGACGGCACTCCACGACGCTGTGCAAGCCGCTGACGACGATGTCGAGACCATCCTAGGCGAATGGGAAGAATACGCCTGGGAACACAGCGAGGATAACCCACCACTCACTGACGAAACAGACACAAACGGGCCGGCAGAGACGGCGGACGACAAGTCACAGAATGAGCAAAGCGTGGTGAAATCCGAGTCGAGCGACGCGGAGACGTTGTCAGCGACAAAGCGCAACCGAATCGAAGACCTCGTCCGACTCCAACCAACAAAGAACGCGGCGTTACAGGACCGGTGGGGGCTGTCATCTGGAAGCGACGTTCATGAGTACCTACAATCTGAACTCGCAGACTATCACTTCCGCGATAGCGACAGTCTCATCTGGGCCAGCGACAAAGCCGAATCCCTCGTGAAAGGCGACTCACCCACTGAGGAAACCACACAGTCGAAATCGGATTCCAGTACTGAGACCGAATCCAACCAGGAACATCCCACCGAAGACGATCTGCTCGATGAGATTCGCCGTCTGAAAACGGAGCTCGGGGAGGTGCCCACCAAGATCGAGATGATGAACCGGGGCGAGTATGCTATCAGTCAGTTTGAGAACGCCTTCGGTTCGTGGTCCGACGCAATTCGAGAAGCAGGGTTCGAACCCAAAGGATCGCAACAGAGCACGTACACTCGGGAGGACGTCCTCTCAGGCCTCCGTGAGGTCGCCACAACACTCGAGAAATCACCCTCAGTAAATGACATCAACGAACATGCCCCATTCAGTGCCACTGTCGTCTACAATTACTTCGACTCAATTGGCGATGCGCGGCGAGCAGCGGGCGTAGACCAACTGGACGACAGCGGAGAACCAACCGCTGACGATGAGACTGCGGCGCAAGTAGAGCCGAATCCGCTCGCCGAATACTACGAGCTCTTCCGAACCTTCGCATCGCTTCTCGAACGGCTTGTCGAGTCCGAGCGGACGGCATATCGCGTCGATGGCGATGATTCAATGAACCGCTGGCAAGCCGCAGTTACCGACGTCGTATTCGGGGACGGATTAACTGATGACAGTCCGAGCTATGGTGAACAACAGGGCTCTCGAAACCCCCACAAGATGGCGGAATACCGCCAAGCGTTCGGTGACGGGGAGATGGTCACTGAGTATCAGCTCGCACAAACCGAGCGCTTGGGGGACGAGGATGCCGCGGTGCTCATCGAACAGCAGGTCATTGATCCTGAGGAACAAATCTATCTCCCGGTCGCGCCACAATCAGAAGTACCGCTCCCGATTGCAGTCTCGTCCGACGACGAACTGGACGAAGCACTGGCACTCCTCCAAGAGTTCCCCGCAGAACCCGAACCCGCAAGCAGCGAGCGATCCAAATCACAACCACCAGAAACGGACAACGACGATTCCACGTCCGAAACAACTGCACCTGTCGAAGAGGACGAGACAACTCTAGAACAAGACGACACTGATCAAGAGGCAGAACCCAGTACTGAGATGGACAACGGTGCGCCCGAACAGACGATCTTCTGGGCACAAGATGTCGATCCGATCACCGAGTACGAGGAGGAACAAGCAGTTAGCGACGATACCGCCGCAAACGGCGATTCATTAGATAGAAAGATCGACGAGTGGAAATCTCAGCTGCTCGACCTGACCCGCCGGAACAAACTCGTCTCATTCAAACCAACGAAGACGAAAGACCTCCCGTTCGAGGACGCGAACCCCACGACTATCGCCGGCGAGATTGACGGCGACGGTGAGCTCTTCATTCGGAAACGGCCGACAGAGGACGACGAAGACGACCAGCCTGACATCGCAACGAATGAAGTACTGCCAACGCGGGCACCGGATGAAGCGGCAAACTCGCTATCCCAGATCGCGCTCAAGAACAAGCAGTACCTTCGGGAGCGTGGGGTCGATTCCCTGCACATCTCGCTCGGGATGTTGCGTTGGTACAGCGTAGACCACAGCGACGAAGCGAACCGCTCACCACTGTTCCTCGCTCCCGTCGAATTAGAAGAGAAGACGCTTCAGGACGAGGAGAAACACGACTACGTTCTCAAACCAAAAGCAGAAGGACTCCGGCTCAATCCCGCGCTCCGCAAGAAACTCGCGGCCGAACGAGGAATTAGCCTGCCCGCGGACAACGCGCTCTCACTCGCAGAGATCGACGCCGCATTCGAAGCAGTATACGAAACGCTGCGCGGCTTCGATCGATGGACGATTCAACCGGACGCAGTGTTGGGGATCTTCGACTTCACCAAGTACAGTCTCTACTCCGACCTCGAGCGCAACCGAGAGGCAATCAAAGACGACCCAATTATCCAAGCGCTCAACGGCGAGATGGAACCGCTCCAAAAAGCCGAAGGAGACATCACGACGCCGAAAGCCTCCGAACTCGACGACGTCGTCGATCCCATCGACACGTACCAAGTGCTCGACGCCGATTCCAGTCAACAGGAAGCAATTGAGGCGGCGAAACGAGGCAAGAGCTTCGTGCTTCAAGGACCACCCGGGACCGGGAAGAGCCAGACAATTGCGAACATCATCGCGGAGAAACTCGCTGCCGGCGAGCGTGTCCTGTTCGTGAGCGAAAAGCAGGCAGCACTCGACGTGGTCAAAAATCGACTCGACGATGTCGGCCTCGGTCGGTTCTGTCTCGAAGTTCACGGTGAGAAAGCAACCAATACGGACGTCCTCGGGAGCCTCGAAACCGAACTGAAGGCCCCGCAAATCAAACCCGCGGACAATCGCGCCAAACGGCTCGGAAAACTCCGCGAACGGCGAGACACCATCAATCAATACGGGCAACAACTGTTCTACTCCCCTGACGGATGGGATCTGACGGCGTACCAAGCGTTCGGCATCGTGAGCAAACACGCAGACGTTCCCCGCATCGATGTCGGCATCACACAGCCACTGAGCGTGGGCCAAGAGACACTCGAAACCGCCATCGATGAGTTAGAGACGCTCGCGCGCTTCGATGAGGAAATCGACACCTACGAAACGAGCCCGTGGCGACACACCACGCTCCGACAGTGGGGTGTCGATACTGGCGACTCGATGCGCCAGTCCCTAGAGCGGCAGGTCGAAGCTATCGAGACGCTGCAAGACGTTGCAGACGAGCTTGAAGCTGAATTAGGTCTTCGGCCGGACTCTCTTGCTGAATTCCGTGAGGTGAAGCAACTGTTACAGCACGTCTCGAACCGCCCGGATATCGCCTGGCAAGACGCATTCTTCGACGGGTCGTTCGCACAGGAAGGCGGACGGTTCGAGGAACTCGCAGAACTGGAACAAGAGCGCGAATCGCTCATCGATGAGCTTTCAGACCACTACCAGCGGAGTTTCTTCTCTGCGAACGGCGCGGAGCTCAACAACGAACTCGCAGCATACGGAATGCTGAAGGTAGTCAAACCGAGCTATCGGTCGCTCAAGCGAAAGATCACGACCCACGCTCGAGACGACTACGATCCGAGCCATGACCAACTCCTCGAAGATACACGCAAACTCGCAGAGGTCCAGCGAATTGAAGACCGGAGAGAAGATTTCCGGGGCGTCATAGAGCGTCTCGGACCGCTGTACGAGGGCGGTGATACGGATTGGGAGACGCTAACCCAGGCCCAGCGGTGGGTCGCCAGGCTCGACGAGCACGACTCCACGTTCACGAACCCGATCGTCGAGTCCCTGGTTGAGAACACGCTTCCAAGCGTGGAGCCGTTACTCGAGCGGACGAACGCAGCGCTCGCGGACTACGACGACGCTGCCGCGTTCTTCGAGAACGCGATGAACATCGAAAAGATGCAGGTCAATGGTACGCCACTCCGGCAGGCGTCGTTCCCCGAACTGTCGGAGACACTTCAGGAGCTTCGTGGTGACGTCCCTGCCTTGCAGCGCCGCGTCCAGTTCGCCTCACAACTGGACACTGTCCGTGACACAGTCTGTGAGAAGTACGTCGAGCGGTTCCTCCAGGGGGACTACAAGAGTGACCATCTCGTCTCGGCGTTCAAGAAGCGATTCTACACGAAATGGCTCAACAGCGTATACGAGCAAACAGGTCTCGGATCGTTCAACGCGGACGAGATGGAACGGTACGTCGAGGAATTCCGCCGCTTGGACAAGGAACAACAGGAACTCGCAAAGATCGAAATCCAACACGAAGTGACGAAACGCCGGCCTTCGTTGGATCTTGAGCACGCCTCCAGCGCGGAGCAGGTCCTCGTACGCCGAGAAGCGGAAAAGCAACGCAAGCACAAGCCGCTTCGTGAGTTGTTCGACGAAGCAGGCTCATTCATCACGCAGCTCACGCCGTGTTTCATGATGAGTCCGCTGTCGGTCGCGCAGTACCTCAAAGCGGACTCAATCGAGTTCGACACCGTCGTGTTCGATGAGGCCTCACAGATCATGCCGCAGGACGCTGTGAGCAGTCTTATCCGTGCCGATCAAGCGGTTATCGCGGGCGACACGAAACAACTCCCGCCGACGTCGTTCTTCCAATCCGACGTGGAAACCACGGAAGACGTACGTGAAGACCTCGACAGCATTCTCGAAGAAACAGCCTCTGTCCTCCCCGAGAAGAACCTCCGATGGCACTACCGAAGCCGTACTGAGGAACTCATTCAATTCTCGAACTACCACTACTACAACAATAGTCTGCGGACGTTCCCGGAGAACGACCCCGACGTTGAAACTGGGGTGGACTTCGAGTACGTCGAAGACGGCGTCTACGACCGGGGTGGCTCGAGACAAAACGAGGTCGAAGCACAGCGAGTCGTCGATCTAATCGAGGAACACGCAGAAGAACGGAGTGATAAGAGCCTCGGCGTCGTCGCGTTCAGCAGCGCCCAAGAACAAGCTATCCGAGACGCGCTCGCTGAGCGACGTGAGGAGAGCCCCGTGCTTGATGCGTTCGTCAGTCAAGACGACGTGCTCGACGAGTTCTTCATCAAGAACCTCGAAATGGTTCAGGGCGACGAACGAGACCGGATGATCTTCAGTGTCGGCTACGGGCCCGCTCAAGACGGCACGATCTCGACGAATTTCGGCCCGATCAACAAGAGCGGTGGCGAACGACGCCTCAACGTGGCAGTGACGCGGGCGAAAGAACACATCACGGTCGTCTGCTCGATGCTCCCCGGCGACATCGACCTCTCAGGCTCGAATAGCACCGGTGCCAAGCACTTCAAGAACTACCTCGAATACGCCCGCAAAGGCGAACAGGCCCTCGTCCGAGACGACGAAGTGACAGACACGCTCGATTTCGATTCACAGTTCGAAGAAGCGGTATACGACGCACTCGAAGCAGAAGGGTACGATGTCGTCTCGCAAGTACAGAGCTCCAGCTACAGTATCGACTTAGCAATCAAGCACCCAGAACACCCCGGGAAATTCATCCTCGGTATCGAGTGCGACGGGGCCGCGTACCACTCCTCGAAGACAGCCCGAGACCGAGACCGGACCCGGCAGATGGTGCTTGAGGAGTTGGGCTGGACAATTCACCGAATCTGGTCCCCCGACTGGGCGTCCAACCAGGAGCGCGAGATCAGAAAGATCAACGAGAAAGTTGAGGACCTGCTCGACGGCCAGTCGTTCTCCACAGACGACCCTGACATCCCCTCGCACGAACCCGAAGTCATGGAGGTCGATTCGAAGGTTGAGCACGACGAGATCACCGAGTTCGAAGAACCCTCGCTTGAGTGGGACGAACGGTACGATTCCGACAAACAGGGGATGGATCAAGCAAATCGGAATTCAATTCAGGACACCGTCGTCCAGAATGGCCCCATCAAATACGACACCGCGATGCAGACCTACCTCGATGTCTGGGGTCAATCACGGGCTGGGCAGAAAGTCCAACGAATCTTCCGAAACCGCCTCGACGAACTCGAGAGGCAGGACAAGGTCTACGAACACGGCGAATTCCTGTGGCCACCGCTCGACGAACTGGAATTCGATATCCGAATTAACACGGATTCAGACACGCGAACGATCGACGAAATCCCACTCGAAGAGATCGCCAAAGCAATCACTGTCGTGCTCCGGGAAGGCGGTGCGATCAAGGAGGACGATATCGTCCTTGAGACGACGCGACTGTTCGGGTACCAGCGCCGCGGGAACCGGATTCAGACTCGTATCGGCGAGGCACTCAGTCTTCTTGAGGAGGAAGAGTTCATCAAGAGGGGAGACAAAGTCACGCTGAACGAGACGAAACACCCCGACTCAGTGCTCCTCTCTCGAATTTATCCGTCTGTTTCGGCTTCAGCACCGAGTGACGACCCATCAGAACCGGAGTCAGAGGACGCTACACCACCAGGTCAAAAAGAACCTGAGTCGTTCCCTTTCCTCAACTATGACCGATCACAGTGGCAAGTCCCCTGCCCCTACTGCGACTCACACATCAACAACACGAAAGACGCATTTGTAACTCACTGGGTAAACGCAGATCGGTGCAATGGTCCCGCACCAACTCCACCGGAAGCAAGTCAGATCTCCCAACAAGAGTGGACCAGTATCCTCGAAACGATTGAGTCACGTACGACTGAGGAGACAGCTAACCAAGCAGAGACAGACTCACCATCGAATAGCGATAAGCAAGATTCACACACACAGCAACCCAGCGTCAATCTCGACATTGAGAGTTCAGATGGGTCGTTCCCCTGGCTGGACTTCCCCAATAAAGGCTGGATGGTTCCTTGCCCCTACTGCGATGAGAAAGTCTTCAACAGTGAGGACGCGTTCAGGAATCACTGGAAGGATTCAGAGCAGTGTCACGCACTTGCCGATCAAAATTTAAAAGAACTAACCGAGAACCACGGTGAGACGAATCCGAATTCCGAGCAAAGCGATAGGAGCACCCCTGAGGAACGCTCTCCCTCGCAACTAGTGAGTCAGGCAAAAGGCTCCTTCTCAGAGACCATTCTGACAAAAACGGATGGACGTCTCATCGATCAGCAACTCGTTGACTACCTGCGACCGGATGAATATCTGGCATACGTATTCTGGCATCAATACAAAGGTCTACGGAAAATATCCCCGGATGAGACAGAGGAAACGCCACACCACGATAAGACAACCAGCGGCTCCCGATTCCTCCTGATCACCGACCAACGAATCTGCTACGTTGCCGGATTGGACCAACGAGATGAGAGTCGTTCCTTCAGTTACGATCAAATCACCGACGTGGAGGCGACAAACAATATTGCGACCCAATGGATCACGTTCACAACGAACGACGGCACAAAATATCGCTTTGCCGAGACAGGAACACATGCCAGCGACATAAGCGATGCAGCAGAGTATATCAGCTCGAAAATCGACCAACATAGTTCATCTGAGGGCGCCATTGACCGTTCGAAGCACGATTCGAATCGATCTGACCAACTCACTAGCCTCTTCGAAAAGCACCTCAACCGGGACGACCACTCGGACCACTGGATCAACCTGACATTCGAGAACAACGGTGAGACAGACACCCACTACCAATATCTCAATGGCTCACACAATCTGACTCGCCTCACACCCTCACAGAAAACAGCACTCCAAGAGGCAGTAGATCAATACAATCTGACGATTGATTCTGAAGGCGACAACTACGCCACCGTGACAAGCGGCTCGCAACAACCAGATGTTGAAGCCAATTTGTGTCTCAGCCTCCTGCGCACAGTGTACGACACCCAGATTGCAGAGGTGAAGCAGGCTACCGAGCACGGCGACGGATACGAAGCCTGGTGA